A single region of the Bombus fervidus isolate BK054 chromosome 18, iyBomFerv1, whole genome shotgun sequence genome encodes:
- the Csp3 gene encoding chemosensory protein 3: protein MKAMHQILTCLFLVMAIVYTVARPDNLTPNLFPNNIISMEKYPEKFDHINVDEIMKNERLFDSYYKCAVDDTKCTIERRNIRDFLSEALATECLKCTEKQKEIINKLVHFLITKRQKVWDHVMSKHDPENTYKYKYEERVNLAHAGAN, encoded by the exons ATGAAAG CTATGCATCAAATACTGACCTGTCTGTTCCTTGTGATGGCAATCGTCTACACGGTTGCCCGACCCGACAACTTAACCCCGAACCTCTTTCCGAACAATATTATCTCTATGGAGAAATACCCAGAAAAATTTGACCATATCAATGTAGACGAAATTATGAAGAATGAGCGCTTGTTTGATAGTTATTACAAGTGTGCAGTAGACGATACAAAATGCACCATTGAGAGAAGAAATATCAGAG ACTTTTTATCCGAAGCTTTGGCCACCGAATGCCTGAAATGTACTGAAaagcaaaaagaaattatcaacAAGCTGGTCCACTTCCTTATCACGAAAAGGCAAAAAGTGTGGGATCATGTGATGTCCAAGCACGACCCTGAAAAcacatacaaatataaatacgagGAGCGAGTGAATCTGGCGCATGCAGGAGCTAATTAA